In Desulforegula conservatrix Mb1Pa, the DNA window ATAGTTCCGGCCTTTACCGACGCCTGATGGTGACACTTGTGGCATTGGTACAGATCTCTTGATTTGAGCTCGCAAAATTTCGAACCGCCGCAATTCGGACAACTAAAACCATGCGGCCATCTAAGTCTGAATAATGAGTCTTGGCACTTATCTTCGGTCCCATATTCGGACAGGAATTCGTGAATACTCTTTCCTTTTTGAAATTGGATCATATTTTTTGCCATGCTACACCTCCATCATATCTGGATAATCTTTCACATGCCTTAAGATAAGCATGGCGGAGTAAAAATGGTAATCAAAAATTTCCATATGTTCGCTATCCTGCAATTAATGAATTGGTAATAAAAAATCCTGATGTAACTGCCATTATTCAAAGAGAATATATACTTGGAACTGAAAGCACCTCTAATCCATATTGTTTAAATACAATAATAAGAAATGCGATTCTTAAAAGAAGTGAATTTTTGTCGGATGCAGAAACAAAAGAGGACGTATCTACAAAAGAAATTAAAACAGATATTAAGAGAGAAAAGATTATAACTGCTTTGGAAGATCAATTTATTAATTCTGATTTAGAAATACCTAATTTAACAGATACTGAAGAAGCTGTCGGTGAACTCAAAGAAGATGGGGCTTCAAAACCAAATATGCCCATAAACAAAACTAAAAAATATACATATAGAGATAAATATAAAGATGATGGATTGTAAATAAGTGTGATTCTATTGAAGAACAAGCCACAGAAAGTTCCTCAAAAATTGCGATAACTTTATATTATCGATACTAATTCTTAAGGAAACGGCATTTTTGGGATAAATGCAGGAGCCGGATCTGGTTTCTATTTAAAATGGCCTTTGAAAACACAACCTCTGTTTATGGTTATTTATAAGGATAAATATAATGAACATCGCTCCTGTTTTTGACTTCTCTGCTTTAGACGATAAAGTTCCGCTTCATAAAGGCCAAGCTGAAATTGAAATCAAAGGTCAAGTGTATCAAGGAGAATGCGAAGTTTTTTTTAATTATCTCCCGCATACTAGTATTGATATATCTGGGAAATTCAACGGAGTTCCTTTTAATGATTCTGTTTCAGCCATGACTGATCCCAGCCGCTTTACTTCGTTAATGATTGACGGCAAAAAAATAGAAGGATTCGCATTAGGTACAGGTGGCAGCCATCCTCATGATGGAATAATATGTGTTGACTGGTGTTCATCTTCTGAACCTATATGCATAATTGGCGACGATTCAACACTGATTAAAAAGGTAATTTTTCATTTATTTAATTTTAAAGATTTTGGCAGAGTTGGAAATTTACCGGGCCAGCTCGTAAATATCAGTCAAATTTCTTTAAATTCTGACGAATGGAAAGTTAGGGTTGAATCCTTAGAAATAACGCCAAAAAATAAAGAATTTCTTAAAACCAAGGGAGGTAATAGAATAACCCATGTCGGCACTATAGAGAAAAATGATGGCTCTTTGTTTACAGGAGAGCAAGCCGATCAGTTTTTAGAATATTTAAATTACTTTTTTACTTTTGCCAATGGCTACTGGTGTAACCCTGTTTGTCCAGTTGGCTTTGATGAAAATGATAATCGAGTTTGGGCGTCATGGTCATCTCCAATGGAACCCTATATAGAGCCATTATCCTGGTTTGCTCCAAGGTATAAGGATCAATTAGAGGAATTATTTCCTCTTTTCATAAAAAAAATTCAAAATGAAGAATGGTCTAAAGCTTTATCAGATGTTATTTCCTGGTATCACGAAGCCAATAACGCAAAAAGAGGGATTCCTGGATGCATAATAATGGCTCAAGCAGCTATAGAACGCCTTTCTTTTGAATACGCGGTCAAATACAAAAAACTTTTAACTGTTAAAGGTTTTAAGGAGTTATGGGCATCGGATAAGCTGCGTTTATTATTCTCTTCACTCAATATTCCAATAGACATACCAAATGAAGACCAAGTTTTAAAAACAATTGCGAATCAACATAATTTGGGATCTGCACCACATGCTATTACAGAAATAAGAAATTCATTGGTTCATCCAGAACATAAAAAGCAGGGGCAATTTACTGAAGCATATTTTGAAACCTGGGATCTTTTTTTATGGTATCTCGAAATAGGAATACTTGCAGTCTGTGGATACTCTGGAACTTATAGAAATCGACTAATTTTAGGAAGGCCTATAAACCAAGTAGATCCAGTTCCTTATATTTGAAAATTTAAAGTGATCTTTGTCCAGCCATAAATCTGTTTGAGACATATATAATAAGGTTTAGTTTCACCCGGAGATAATTTATAGGAGGCAATATAATCATGGCAACTACAATATCTGAAGTTAAAAACGCTTTTGAGATCCTGTTTACAGGCCTTTGTAATAAATCCTTCTCTAAATCTCTTTATCTGGAACATTGGGGAGAGAAAGCCTTGTTGCCACTTGTAAGGACATTCTTATTAGGATACTTCGGTCATAATATTGAGCCTGAAAAACAGGCCACATTACCAGGGGGATTAACAGGCAAAGGTAAAATAGATTTTCTCATTGATGATGTAGCTGTAGAATTTGCTGTAAGAACGCCAAACTCTGGAGCCAACACTCTAAGTCGAAGAATAAATGAAGACGAAATAAAAAAACTCCTTAAATTCGACGGTAAAGCCCTTCTTGTTCTGTTTGATTTTTCTAAGAAGCCTTT includes these proteins:
- a CDS encoding transposase; this encodes MAKNMIQFQKGKSIHEFLSEYGTEDKCQDSLFRLRWPHGFSCPNCGGSKFCELKSRDLYQCHKCHHQASVKAGT